A single genomic interval of Flavobacteriales bacterium harbors:
- a CDS encoding MarR family transcriptional regulator, which produces MPTSSIGYWSSVLAHQYFARLQEKLAHLDISSWFYVLLVIEEGAGRLSQQELADRLLLDKVSMTRALDHLGEKGLVERCACAGDRRKYLVKLTPKAKPAVKAVRAAYAELNEEALQGLPQAARAAFLRQLMAVVDNLRPEGPPVPVTHKRLHA; this is translated from the coding sequence ATGCCCACCTCGTCCATCGGTTATTGGAGCTCGGTGCTGGCCCACCAGTACTTCGCGCGGCTGCAGGAGAAGCTGGCGCACCTGGACATCAGCAGCTGGTTCTACGTGCTGCTGGTGATCGAGGAGGGGGCGGGCCGCCTGAGCCAGCAGGAGCTGGCCGACCGCCTGCTGCTGGACAAGGTGAGCATGACCCGCGCGCTGGACCACCTGGGGGAGAAGGGCCTGGTGGAGCGCTGCGCCTGCGCGGGCGACCGCCGCAAGTACCTGGTGAAGCTGACGCCCAAGGCGAAGCCCGCCGTGAAGGCCGTGCGCGCCGCCTATGCGGAGCTGAACGAGGAGGCGCTGCAGGGCCTGCCCCAGGCCGCCCGCGCCGCCTTTCTGCGGCAGCTGATGGCCGTGGTGGACAACCTGCGGCCCGAGGGCCCGCCCGTGCCCGTGACCCACAAACGCCTACACGCCTGA
- a CDS encoding efflux RND transporter permease subunit translates to MTISSISINRPVLATVISILIVLFGGIGFTFLGVREYPSVDPPIITVTTNYVGANADVVESQITEVLEESINGIAGIRTLTSVSSDGRSTITVEFELDVDLEAAANDVRDRVSRSVRNLPADVEPPIVAKSDADSSPILSMTIQSDQRSLLELSQIANDNFKERLQTIPGVSAINIWGDKKYSMKLLLDPVKMAGLGITPADVRAALDRENVELPAGRIEGFRTELSIRTLGRLTTPEQFNDLILRDAGGRVIKLRDVGVAELRPENERSLLRGNGGVPQVAVAVTPQPGSNYVAIADEFHKRVAQIKKDMPADLRYTIALDTTVGIRAAILEVEETILIAFGLVVLVIFLFLRDWRTTLIPVVAIPISLIGAFFIMYVAGFSINILTLLAIVLATGIVVDDAIVVLENIYAKIEGGMDPMRAGHEGSREITFAIISTTITLAAVFLPIIFLSGLTGRLFREFGIVVAGSVLISAVVSLTLTPMMSARMLRRKEKHSRFFEATERFFDRLAAAYQRSLARFLRRRRWAFAIMGASGALIWAAGAQLQSELAPMEDKSRFMVQSTAPEGTSFELMNAYLANIIEVVDTLPERQALISVTAPGFGTASSTNNGFVRVALVPPGERSRTQDELAKAVMAKIQGFNLARSFVIQEPTIGGSRFTRLPVEYVIQAPDFERLRAVIPAFMEKAAQDKTFRVVDLNLKFNKPELNVEIDRDRARAMGVTMQDIAETLQLYFSGQRYGYFIMNGKQYQVIGQATRDNRDAPIDLSSAYVRNDKGELIQLDNLVRLSDRSTPPQLFRYNRYVSATVSADPAEGYTIGDGIAAMDRIKKEVLDDSFSTALGGVSKEFAESGSSLLFAFLLALVLIFLILAAQFESFIDPLVVMLTVPLALAGAVVSLWLGGHTLNIFSQIGIIVLVGLVTKNGILIVEFANQRKEQGLGKMDAVLDAAVQRFRPILMTSLATILGALPIALGLGAAARSRVPMGVAIIGGLLFALVLTLYVVPALYSYMSRERSAEPPQAPAADHEHAPHA, encoded by the coding sequence ATGACCATCAGCTCCATCAGCATCAACAGGCCCGTGCTCGCCACGGTGATCTCGATCCTGATCGTGCTGTTCGGCGGCATCGGCTTCACCTTCCTCGGCGTGCGCGAGTACCCCAGCGTGGACCCGCCCATCATCACCGTCACCACCAACTACGTGGGCGCCAACGCCGATGTGGTGGAGAGCCAGATCACCGAGGTGCTGGAGGAGAGCATCAACGGCATCGCCGGCATCCGCACCCTCACCAGCGTGAGCAGCGACGGCCGCAGCACCATCACCGTGGAGTTCGAGCTGGACGTGGACCTGGAGGCCGCGGCCAACGATGTGCGCGACCGGGTGAGCCGCAGCGTGCGCAACCTGCCCGCCGATGTGGAGCCCCCCATCGTGGCCAAGAGCGATGCGGACAGCAGCCCCATCCTGTCGATGACCATCCAGAGCGACCAGCGCAGCCTGCTGGAGCTCTCGCAGATCGCCAACGACAACTTCAAGGAACGGCTGCAGACCATCCCCGGGGTGAGCGCCATCAACATCTGGGGCGACAAGAAATACAGCATGAAGCTGCTGCTGGACCCCGTGAAGATGGCGGGGCTGGGCATCACCCCGGCGGACGTACGCGCAGCGCTGGACCGCGAGAACGTGGAGCTGCCCGCCGGCCGCATCGAGGGCTTCCGCACCGAGCTCAGCATCCGCACCCTGGGCCGCCTCACCACGCCTGAGCAGTTCAACGACCTGATCCTGCGCGATGCCGGCGGCCGCGTGATCAAGCTCCGGGACGTGGGCGTGGCCGAGCTGCGGCCCGAGAACGAGCGCAGCCTGCTGCGCGGCAACGGCGGCGTGCCCCAGGTGGCCGTGGCCGTCACCCCCCAGCCCGGCAGCAACTACGTGGCCATCGCCGACGAGTTCCACAAGCGCGTGGCGCAGATCAAGAAGGACATGCCCGCCGACCTGCGCTACACCATCGCGCTGGACACCACCGTGGGCATCCGCGCCGCCATCCTGGAGGTGGAGGAGACCATCCTCATCGCCTTCGGCCTGGTGGTGCTCGTCATCTTCCTCTTCCTGCGCGACTGGCGCACCACGCTCATCCCCGTGGTGGCCATCCCCATCTCGCTCATCGGCGCCTTCTTCATCATGTACGTGGCGGGCTTCAGCATCAACATCCTCACGCTGCTCGCCATCGTGCTGGCCACCGGCATCGTGGTGGACGATGCCATCGTGGTGCTGGAGAACATCTACGCCAAGATCGAGGGCGGCATGGACCCGATGCGCGCCGGCCACGAGGGCAGCCGCGAGATCACCTTCGCCATCATCAGTACCACCATCACGCTGGCGGCGGTCTTCCTGCCCATCATCTTCCTCAGCGGGCTCACGGGCCGCCTCTTCCGCGAGTTCGGCATCGTGGTGGCCGGCTCGGTGCTCATCAGCGCGGTGGTCTCCCTCACCCTCACGCCCATGATGAGCGCGCGCATGCTGCGCCGCAAGGAGAAGCACAGCCGCTTCTTCGAGGCCACCGAGCGCTTCTTCGACCGGCTGGCCGCCGCCTATCAGCGCTCGCTTGCGCGCTTCCTGCGCCGCCGCCGCTGGGCCTTCGCCATCATGGGCGCCAGCGGCGCGCTCATCTGGGCCGCGGGCGCCCAGCTGCAGAGCGAACTGGCCCCCATGGAGGACAAGAGCCGCTTCATGGTGCAGAGCACCGCCCCGGAAGGCACCAGCTTCGAACTGATGAACGCCTACCTGGCGAACATCATCGAGGTGGTGGACACCCTGCCCGAGCGCCAGGCCCTCATCAGCGTCACCGCACCCGGCTTCGGCACCGCCAGCAGCACCAACAACGGCTTCGTGCGCGTGGCTTTGGTGCCGCCCGGCGAGCGCAGCCGCACACAGGACGAGCTGGCCAAGGCCGTGATGGCGAAGATCCAGGGCTTCAACCTGGCCCGCAGCTTCGTGATCCAGGAGCCCACCATCGGCGGCTCCCGCTTCACCCGCCTGCCCGTGGAGTACGTGATCCAGGCGCCCGACTTCGAGCGGCTCCGCGCCGTGATCCCCGCCTTCATGGAGAAGGCCGCGCAGGACAAGACCTTCCGCGTGGTGGACCTCAACCTCAAGTTCAACAAGCCCGAACTGAACGTGGAGATCGACCGCGACCGCGCGCGCGCCATGGGCGTCACCATGCAGGACATCGCCGAGACCCTGCAGCTCTACTTCAGCGGCCAGCGCTACGGCTACTTCATCATGAACGGCAAGCAGTACCAGGTGATCGGCCAGGCCACGCGCGACAACCGCGACGCACCCATCGACCTCAGCAGCGCCTACGTGCGCAACGACAAGGGCGAGCTCATCCAGCTGGACAACCTGGTGCGCCTCAGCGACCGCAGCACCCCGCCGCAGCTCTTCCGCTACAACCGCTATGTGAGCGCCACCGTGAGCGCCGACCCCGCCGAGGGCTACACCATCGGCGACGGCATCGCCGCCATGGACCGCATCAAGAAGGAGGTGCTGGACGACAGCTTCAGCACCGCGCTGGGCGGCGTGAGCAAGGAGTTCGCCGAGAGCGGCAGCAGCCTCCTCTTCGCCTTCCTCCTGGCCCTGGTGCTCATCTTCCTCATCCTCGCCGCGCAGTTCGAGAGCTTCATCGACCCGCTGGTGGTGATGCTCACCGTGCCCCTCGCCCTCGCCGGCGCCGTGGTGAGCCTCTGGCTCGGTGGCCACACGCTCAACATCTTCTCGCAGATCGGCATCATCGTGCTGGTGGGCCTGGTCACCAAGAACGGCATCCTCATCGTGGAGTTCGCCAACCAGCGCAAGGAGCAGGGCCTGGGGAAGATGGACGCCGTGCTCGATGCCGCCGTGCAGCGCTTCCGCCCCATCCTCATGACCAGCCTGGCCACCATCCTCGGCGCGCTGCCCATCGCCCTGGGCCTGGGCGCCGCCGCCAGGAGCCGCGTGCCCATGGGCGTGGCCATCATCGGCGGGCTGCTGTTCGCGCTGGTGCTCACCCTCTACGTGGTGCCGGCGCTCTACAGCTACATGAGCCGCGAGCGCAGCGCCGAACCGCCGCAGGCCCCCGCCGCGGACCACGAACACGCACCGCACGCATGA
- a CDS encoding Fic family protein → MALSPAFYTDPAAMEPLHPEDPSGELEELATTLIVESAKLSSALHPRTRAAIAELVRPMNSYYSNRIEGHDTHPIDIDRALRNDYSQDKKKRDLQQEAVAHINVSAALRRGELSGDHLDPSSTAFIKGLHKAFYGHLPDSFLTVTTKEGGTRQVVPGEFRTEEVEVARHVAPASARIPLFMERFAEVYDHRGKLNTSRTERVIAIAAAHHRLAWIHPFLDGNGRVVRLYSDACFMAEDLDAGGIWSIARGLARSHDTYYEHLANADGPRRGERDGRGNLSMAGLVDFCRYFLRTAIDQVTFMHGSLALGTLERRLDAYVHRMAADGRMKPEATYILKELFLRGRLTRPDAERITGTSEKTLKKTTDELIALELMTARKEGITVVFEPRYPLHLSPYILPSLYPEGKEAELMAGL, encoded by the coding sequence GTGGCCCTGTCCCCAGCATTCTACACCGACCCGGCCGCCATGGAGCCGCTCCATCCGGAGGACCCCAGCGGGGAGTTGGAGGAACTGGCCACCACCTTGATCGTGGAGTCGGCCAAGCTCTCGAGTGCGCTGCATCCGCGCACCCGCGCTGCGATCGCGGAGCTGGTGCGGCCCATGAACAGCTACTACAGCAACCGCATCGAAGGGCACGACACGCACCCCATCGACATCGACCGTGCACTGCGCAACGACTACTCGCAGGACAAGAAGAAGCGCGACCTGCAACAAGAGGCGGTGGCGCACATCAACGTAAGTGCTGCGCTGCGAAGGGGCGAACTGTCGGGGGATCATCTTGACCCATCGAGCACGGCTTTCATCAAAGGGCTGCACAAGGCCTTCTATGGTCACCTGCCCGATAGCTTCCTGACGGTGACCACCAAGGAAGGCGGCACCCGCCAGGTGGTACCCGGTGAATTCCGCACGGAAGAAGTGGAAGTGGCGCGGCATGTGGCACCGGCCAGCGCGCGCATACCCCTGTTCATGGAGCGCTTTGCTGAAGTGTATGACCACCGGGGCAAGTTGAACACATCGCGCACCGAACGCGTGATCGCCATCGCCGCCGCACACCATCGTTTGGCATGGATACACCCCTTCCTCGATGGCAACGGCCGGGTGGTGCGCCTGTATTCCGATGCGTGCTTCATGGCCGAGGACCTGGATGCAGGCGGCATCTGGTCCATTGCGCGTGGCCTGGCCCGCAGCCACGACACGTACTACGAACACCTCGCCAACGCCGATGGTCCCCGCCGGGGTGAACGCGATGGGCGCGGCAACCTGAGCATGGCGGGTCTGGTGGACTTCTGCCGGTACTTCCTGCGAACGGCGATCGACCAGGTGACCTTCATGCACGGTTCGCTCGCGCTCGGCACCCTGGAACGACGGCTGGATGCCTACGTGCACCGCATGGCGGCCGATGGGCGCATGAAGCCGGAGGCCACCTACATCTTGAAGGAACTTTTCCTGCGCGGCAGGCTCACCCGGCCCGATGCCGAACGCATCACTGGCACGTCGGAGAAGACGCTGAAGAAGACCACGGATGAATTGATCGCACTGGAGCTGATGACCGCTCGCAAGGAAGGCATCACCGTGGTGTTCGAGCCCCGCTATCCGCTGCACCTCTCGCCCTACATCCTGCCAAGCCTCTATCCCGAAGGCAAGGAAGCCGAACTGATGGCCGGCTTATGA
- a CDS encoding type II toxin-antitoxin system RelE/ParE family toxin: protein MAALRSVEWTARAERDLDRLYAFVIECWSQREADHLLDMVQEFEALIARWPNGFKRSQRNKHYRLGFVHRNTSAVYRVYRDRVVIVAMFDNRSDATW, encoded by the coding sequence ATGGCCGCGCTCCGAAGCGTTGAGTGGACCGCCCGTGCCGAGCGGGACCTGGACCGGTTGTATGCCTTCGTGATCGAATGCTGGAGCCAGCGCGAAGCGGATCACTTGCTGGACATGGTGCAGGAGTTCGAGGCGCTGATCGCCCGCTGGCCGAACGGGTTCAAGCGAAGCCAACGGAACAAGCACTACCGGCTGGGCTTCGTTCACCGGAACACCTCGGCGGTGTACCGCGTTTACCGTGACCGCGTAGTGATCGTGGCCATGTTCGACAACCGGTCGGATGCGACGTGGTAG
- a CDS encoding TolC family protein, translating to MRAPATIAVLLLAATAAAQALTAEEAVRIAVEQNHGIRMARLDARSAELMNTAGNAGMLPTLDAVGQYSIDNSATTQTFFSGEVRERDNADQRVLNAAVQLNWTVFDGLAMWAAKDRLEALELIGQTQLRQRIEATVYEALAAYYQLVQLRRAIAVQQQGVRISRERLAIAQAAERIGSGSGLQVVQARLDLSADSAAVLDLQVQEAAGAARLNALLGRDPATPVEVAAEVPAPAPLELAGVQLAARQANSDLQQARQQRIAADLSVKELRGALLPQVDLFANYGYTRSTSAVGILQSNQALGPDYGARIRIPLFAGLQGRSAMQVAKVERERAELGTQQAELGLEERILTTWTAYATAGRRVALEEQNLEGARTQSTVALESYRLGAITAVELREVQLALVSAEQRLLVARYEAKLAELQLQWLAGRLV from the coding sequence ATGAGGGCCCCCGCCACCATCGCCGTCCTCCTCCTCGCCGCCACCGCCGCGGCGCAGGCGCTCACCGCCGAGGAGGCCGTGCGCATCGCCGTGGAGCAGAACCACGGCATCCGCATGGCGCGCCTCGATGCCCGCAGCGCCGAACTGATGAACACCGCCGGCAACGCCGGCATGCTGCCCACCCTCGACGCCGTGGGACAGTACAGCATCGACAACAGCGCCACCACGCAGACCTTCTTCAGCGGCGAGGTGCGCGAGCGCGACAACGCCGACCAGCGCGTGCTCAATGCCGCCGTGCAGCTCAACTGGACCGTCTTCGACGGGCTGGCCATGTGGGCTGCCAAGGACCGGCTGGAGGCCCTGGAGCTGATCGGGCAGACGCAGCTGCGGCAGCGCATCGAGGCCACCGTCTACGAGGCGCTGGCCGCCTACTACCAGCTGGTGCAGCTACGCCGCGCCATCGCCGTGCAGCAGCAGGGCGTGCGCATCAGCCGCGAGCGCCTCGCCATCGCGCAGGCCGCCGAGCGCATCGGCAGCGGCAGCGGCCTGCAGGTGGTGCAGGCGCGGCTCGACCTCAGCGCCGACAGCGCCGCCGTGCTCGACCTGCAGGTGCAGGAGGCTGCGGGCGCCGCCCGCCTCAACGCCCTGCTGGGCCGCGACCCCGCCACCCCCGTGGAGGTGGCCGCCGAGGTGCCCGCCCCCGCGCCCCTGGAGCTGGCCGGGGTGCAGCTGGCCGCCCGGCAGGCCAACAGCGACCTGCAACAGGCCCGGCAGCAGCGCATCGCCGCCGACCTCAGCGTGAAGGAGCTGCGCGGGGCGCTGCTGCCGCAGGTGGACCTCTTCGCCAACTACGGCTACACGCGCAGCACCAGCGCCGTCGGCATCCTGCAGAGCAATCAGGCGCTCGGTCCCGACTACGGCGCGCGCATCCGCATCCCCCTCTTCGCAGGCCTGCAGGGACGCAGTGCGATGCAGGTGGCGAAGGTGGAGCGGGAACGGGCGGAGCTCGGTACCCAGCAGGCGGAGCTTGGCCTGGAGGAGCGCATCCTGACCACTTGGACCGCCTATGCCACGGCCGGCCGGCGCGTGGCCCTGGAGGAGCAGAACCTCGAAGGGGCCCGCACCCAGAGCACCGTCGCCCTGGAGAGCTACCGCCTGGGGGCCATCACCGCCGTGGAGCTGCGCGAGGTGCAGCTCGCGCTGGTGAGCGCCGAGCAGCGCCTGTTGGTGGCCCGCTACGAGGCGAAGCTCGCTGAGCTGCAGCTCCAGTGGCTGGCCGGCAGGCTGGTGTAG
- a CDS encoding RES family NAD+ phosphorylase, which translates to MRACPQCASFKGKKLTQDLGIALVHRFFVRGSIQRTRYGGYPAIQFNDRHEPSVKGPLWLDADIRLLERTLGIGLFHYGPRYWMFGEIEPLKALQRLRERARIVQRVVKEYPRVDLTTSEMVFRVRKNVPTPDDPAEYDSAPREYNGTGRLDSKGHPVLYASKDMELCLHECRVAAEDELFVASLQPSRTLHLLDLTTLLIEENVSEFESLDLAIHMLFLAGEHSYPVTRWIARAAKGAGFDGLAFPSYFSILRTGAIPFETVYGISHRLIPQMHENERAKIVPNIALFGKPVAQGLVEVKSINRVVLRTVRYGAQLGPVGLKPK; encoded by the coding sequence ATGCGCGCCTGCCCCCAATGTGCCTCATTCAAAGGAAAGAAGCTGACTCAGGACCTCGGAATCGCCTTGGTACATCGCTTCTTTGTTAGAGGCTCAATACAGCGCACTCGGTACGGCGGGTATCCAGCAATTCAATTTAATGATAGGCATGAACCATCTGTCAAGGGACCTCTATGGCTTGATGCGGACATCCGACTACTGGAAAGGACACTTGGGATCGGCCTGTTCCACTATGGCCCGCGCTACTGGATGTTCGGTGAGATAGAGCCTCTCAAAGCGCTTCAACGGTTGCGAGAGAGAGCGCGAATCGTTCAACGAGTTGTCAAGGAATACCCAAGGGTTGACCTAACCACATCGGAAATGGTGTTCCGAGTTCGAAAGAATGTTCCAACGCCGGATGATCCGGCTGAGTACGACAGCGCGCCAAGAGAGTATAATGGTACGGGTCGACTTGATTCTAAAGGACATCCGGTGCTGTATGCGTCCAAGGATATGGAGCTATGCCTACATGAATGTCGAGTGGCAGCTGAGGATGAGTTATTCGTTGCGTCTCTCCAACCGTCGCGGACATTACACCTTCTGGATCTAACGACACTCCTGATAGAGGAGAATGTATCAGAATTTGAAAGTCTCGACCTCGCGATCCATATGCTCTTCCTCGCCGGTGAACATTCCTATCCCGTTACCCGATGGATCGCCAGGGCTGCCAAAGGCGCTGGCTTTGATGGCTTAGCATTCCCATCGTATTTCAGCATATTGCGCACTGGAGCCATTCCGTTTGAAACCGTGTACGGAATCTCCCATCGACTTATACCACAGATGCATGAGAATGAACGCGCTAAAATAGTCCCCAACATCGCCCTTTTCGGTAAGCCAGTCGCGCAGGGTTTGGTTGAAGTGAAGTCCATCAATCGAGTAGTTCTGAGGACTGTCCGCTACGGGGCTCAGTTGGGGCCGGTAGGCCTCAAGCCAAAATAG
- a CDS encoding efflux RND transporter periplasmic adaptor subunit, translating into MLLAAVLLLPACGPNEEAAGGGGAMPPMAVGVHVLRGEPLDDALVATGTLLANEEVQLVSELAGRITHIGFEEGGRVDAGQVLLRINDDELQAQLRKAEAGLRLAVEDEARKAQLLAVNGLSQEQLDAARTTVAGLQADVDDLRARIAKSVIRAPFGGRVGLRSVSEGGFVAAGTPIARLHQTDPMKVEFAVPERYGRSLAPGSAITFTLEGDTATYTGAVYAVDPSVDAATRTVKVRARTGNAHGRLIPGAFARVQVRLQRIPDALVIPAEALIPDIQGQKVLLMKGGTAVSARVQLGLRTAERVQLTSGVQPGDSVIVTGLLALRDGAAVRPLGGQAEKKANAEK; encoded by the coding sequence ATGCTGCTTGCCGCGGTGCTGCTGCTACCCGCCTGCGGGCCCAACGAGGAGGCCGCCGGGGGCGGCGGCGCCATGCCCCCCATGGCCGTGGGTGTGCACGTGCTGCGGGGCGAGCCGCTGGACGACGCCCTGGTGGCCACGGGCACCCTGCTGGCCAACGAGGAGGTGCAGCTGGTGAGCGAGCTGGCCGGCCGCATCACCCACATCGGCTTCGAGGAGGGCGGGCGTGTGGACGCCGGGCAGGTGCTCTTGCGCATCAACGACGACGAGCTGCAGGCGCAGCTGCGCAAGGCCGAGGCCGGCCTGCGGCTGGCGGTGGAGGACGAGGCGCGCAAGGCGCAGCTGCTGGCGGTGAACGGCCTGAGCCAGGAGCAGCTCGATGCGGCGCGCACCACCGTGGCCGGGCTGCAGGCCGATGTGGACGACCTGCGCGCGCGCATCGCCAAAAGCGTGATCCGCGCGCCCTTCGGCGGCCGCGTGGGGCTGCGCAGCGTGAGCGAGGGCGGCTTCGTGGCGGCCGGCACGCCCATCGCGCGGCTGCACCAGACCGACCCCATGAAGGTGGAGTTCGCCGTGCCCGAGCGCTACGGGCGCAGCCTGGCGCCCGGCTCCGCCATCACCTTCACCCTGGAGGGCGATACGGCCACCTACACCGGCGCCGTGTACGCGGTGGACCCCAGCGTGGACGCCGCCACCCGCACGGTGAAGGTGCGCGCGCGCACGGGCAACGCCCACGGCCGCCTGATCCCCGGCGCCTTCGCCAGGGTGCAGGTGCGGCTGCAGCGCATCCCCGACGCGCTGGTGATCCCCGCCGAGGCGCTGATCCCCGATATCCAGGGCCAGAAGGTGCTGCTGATGAAGGGCGGCACCGCCGTGAGCGCCCGCGTGCAGCTGGGCCTGCGCACCGCCGAGCGCGTGCAGCTCACCAGCGGTGTGCAGCCGGGCGACTCGGTGATCGTCACCGGCCTGCTGGCCCTGCGCGACGGGGCGGCGGTGCGGCCCTTGGGCGGACAGGCGGAGAAGAAGGCGAATGCGGAGAAGTGA
- a CDS encoding RES domain-containing protein has protein sequence MIASLTDPNAIREILTADGVTYETVRDILNAYFPNLPIYQRLFKNEPHEFKQGTSLINWIYRARLVKPHQSRWSKVSDIDAIPKGKLHLIREHGRVNKRHQSIFYGSLNPHTACVETYAKGENMELILSGKPAMAVVGAWKAIAPIDFCQIPLPVDYTRSFMVNDMIKALNLRFQMDKIEKQAEHVRGMINDEKAYNDLTFFSEAFARLEIDNHRQYMISNYYADRVLGLIAGYEPTAPVEGIMYYSAPSSFQELNVAMQPEMAARKLQFSHAYTMIIWHDPINGQNTWFPYEQGIRAVDGVIQWRKPSPTLHRGTVLPPAVGRPEARDEGA, from the coding sequence ATGATCGCCAGTCTCACCGACCCGAATGCCATAAGGGAGATCCTTACCGCCGATGGCGTGACCTACGAGACCGTCCGCGACATCCTGAACGCCTACTTCCCAAACCTCCCAATCTACCAGCGGCTGTTCAAGAACGAACCCCACGAGTTCAAGCAAGGGACAAGCTTGATCAACTGGATCTACCGTGCGAGGCTGGTCAAGCCCCATCAGTCCCGTTGGAGCAAGGTTTCCGATATTGATGCGATCCCCAAGGGTAAGCTCCACTTGATCCGCGAACACGGGCGCGTCAATAAGCGGCACCAATCCATCTTCTATGGATCCCTCAACCCTCACACGGCCTGCGTGGAGACGTACGCAAAGGGTGAGAACATGGAACTGATCCTCTCGGGGAAACCAGCGATGGCCGTTGTTGGTGCGTGGAAGGCTATTGCACCGATCGACTTCTGCCAGATCCCGCTACCCGTGGATTACACGCGGTCGTTCATGGTGAATGACATGATCAAGGCGCTCAACCTGCGCTTCCAGATGGACAAGATCGAGAAGCAGGCCGAGCATGTGCGTGGGATGATCAACGACGAAAAGGCCTACAACGACCTGACCTTCTTCTCCGAAGCGTTCGCGCGGCTGGAGATTGACAACCATCGCCAGTACATGATCTCGAACTACTACGCGGACCGCGTGCTCGGCCTGATCGCTGGCTACGAGCCGACGGCACCAGTGGAGGGGATCATGTATTACTCCGCCCCCTCGAGCTTTCAGGAACTGAACGTAGCAATGCAACCTGAGATGGCCGCGCGGAAGCTCCAGTTCTCCCATGCCTACACGATGATCATCTGGCACGACCCCATCAACGGGCAGAACACGTGGTTCCCATACGAGCAGGGCATCCGTGCCGTAGATGGGGTGATCCAATGGAGGAAGCCATCCCCGACCCTTCATCGCGGCACGGTACTCCCGCCGGCGGTGGGCCGACCAGAAGCGCGGGACGAAGGTGCCTGA
- a CDS encoding phosphoribosylpyrophosphate synthetase: MPTYATLSEAVDDLQRRGYTDDLTLGGHCLVCTAHGLSLDPAAFEIDEFHRFEGMNDPDDQSIVYAIRSVDGRIRGTLVNAYGPDASALTQEMVRKLATHGRG, from the coding sequence ATGCCCACCTACGCCACCCTCTCCGAAGCCGTGGACGACCTGCAGCGCCGCGGCTACACGGACGACCTGACCCTGGGCGGCCACTGCCTCGTGTGCACGGCCCATGGCCTCAGCCTCGATCCGGCCGCCTTCGAGATCGATGAGTTCCACCGCTTCGAGGGCATGAACGACCCCGACGACCAGAGCATCGTGTACGCCATCCGCTCCGTGGATGGGCGCATCCGGGGCACCCTCGTGAACGCCTACGGCCCCGATGCCTCCGCCCTGACGCAGGAGATGGTGCGCAAGCTGGCCACGCACGGACGGGGGTGA